One region of Citrus sinensis cultivar Valencia sweet orange chromosome 6, DVS_A1.0, whole genome shotgun sequence genomic DNA includes:
- the LOC102621295 gene encoding protein SMAX1-LIKE 3: MRAGGCTIQQGLTAEAASVVKQAMTLARRRGHAQVTPLHVANTMLAASTGLLRTACLQSHSHPLQCKALELCFNVALNRLPASTSTPMLGGHCQFPTISNALVAAFKRAQAHQRRGSIENQQQPLLAVKIELEQLIISILDDPSVSRVMREAGFSSTQVKSNVEQAVSLEICSQSTPVSSNKSKESNVLVLSQTASATKVSKPRVSLDPIRNEDVMYVIENLMSKRKRNFVVVGECLASIEGVVRGVMDKIEKGDVPEALRDVKCLPLSISSFRHMNRVEVEQRVEEIKNLVRSCLGRGIVLNLGDLEWAEFRASSSEQVRGYYCSIEHIIMEIGKLVCGIGENARFWLMGIATFQSYMRCKSGHPSLETLWSLHPLTIPAGSLSLSLITTDSDLQSQSTSKKAESGVSWLLFEGEEENKQLTCCADCSAKFEAEARSLQSSSCNSDSPTSSLPAWLQQYKNEKKATLSNNDKDSGVRDLCKKWNSICNSIHKQPYYSERTLTFSSASPSSSTSGFSYDQQYPNFHKTHRDWAVVEPKQSWREHHFLFSHEASDKSTSEPSLRLYIPEHKDLKQPLSSNRNSTPNSTSSSDIMEMEYVHKFKELNSENLTSLCNALEKKVPWQKDTVYDIANTVLKCRSGTMRRKGKFKDHSEVKEETWLFFQGVDADAKEKIAKELARLVFGSHNNFVSIALSSFSSTRADSTEDSRNKRSRDEQSCSYIERFAEAVSNNPHRVFLIEDVEQADYCSQKGFKRAIESGRIATSSGDEVSLGDAIVILSCESFSSRSRACSPPSKQKSDGCEEEKGAAMEGTSPSVSLDLNICIDDDSTEDQSIDDIGLLESVDKRIIFKIMEL; the protein is encoded by the exons ATGAGAGCAGGAGGTTGCACTATACAACAAGGCCTAACAGCTGAGGCTGCTAGTGTTGTCAAGCAAGCTATGACTCTTGCTAGACGTCGTGGCCATGCCCAAGTCACCCCACTTCACGTAGCAAACACCATGCTTGCAGCTTCCACAGGGCTACTCAGAACAGCTTGCCTTCAATCCCACTCTCACCCTCTTCAGTGCAAAGCTTTAGAGCTTTGCTTCAATGTTGCCCTAAATCGCCTCCCAGCTTCAACCTCAACCCCCATGTTGGGTGGTCACTGTCAATTCCCTACCATCTCTAATGCCTTGGTTGCTGCCTTTAAGCGTGCTCAGGCTCATCAGCGCCGGGGCTCCATTGAGAACCAGCAGCAGCCTCTACTAGCTGTAAAGATAGAGTTAGAGCAACTCATCATATCTATTTTAGATGATCCTAGTGTGAGTAGAGTCATGAGAGAAGCTGGTTTCTCAAGTACCCAAGTGAAAAGCAATGTTGAACAAGCTGTGTCTTTAGAAATTTGTTCTCAAAGTACTCCGGTAAGCAGTAACAAGTCTAAGGAAAGTAATGTTTTAGTCCTTTCTCAAACGGCTTCCGCCACAAAAGTTTCTAAACCTAGGGTATCGTTAGATCCAATTAGGAATGAAGATGTTATGTATGTGATAGAGAATTTAATgagcaaaagaaagagaaattttgtGGTTGTAGGAGAGTGTCTTGCCAGTATTGAAGGCGTTGTTAGAGGAGTGATGGACAAAATTGAAAAGGGAGATGTTCCTGAGGCTTTGAGAGATGTTAAGTGTCtacctctttcaatttcttcttttaggCATATGAATAGAGTAGAAGTTGAACAAAGAgttgaagaaattaagaacCTTGTTAGGAGTTGTTTGGGTAGAGggattgttttaaatttgggaGATCTTGAGTGGGCTGAATTTAGGGCAAGTTCGAGTGAGCAAGTAAGAGGGTATTATTGTTCAATTGAGCACATAATCATGGAAATTGGGAAACTAGTTTGTGGAATCGGAGAAAATGCAAGATTTTGGCTCATGGGGATTGCCACTTTCCAAAGTTACATGAGATGTAAATCTGGCCATCCATCACTAGAAACTCTTTGGAGTCTTCATCCTCTTACAATTCCTGCTGGCAGCTTGAGCTTGAGTCTCATCACCACTGATAG tgATTTGCAAAGTCAGTCCACGAGCAAGAAAGCTGAAAGCGGCGTTAGCTGGCTTTTATTTGAAGGTGAAGAAGAGAATAAGCAGCTCACTTGCTGTGCTGATTGCTCAGCCAAGTTTGAGGCTGAAGCTAGAAGCTTACAAAGCAGTTCTTGTAATAGTGACTCCCCGACTTCAAGCCTTCCTGCATGGCTTCAGCAATACAAGAATGAGAAGAAAGCAACACTCAGCAATAATGATAAg GACTCTGGAGTGAGAGATCTTTGCAAGAAGTGGAACTCAATATGCAATTCAATTCACAAACAGCCTTATTATTCTGAAAGAACCCTCACTTTCTCTTCTGCTTCACCTTCTTCATCAACTTCTGGTTTCTCATACGACCAACAATACCCTAATTTTCACAAGACTCACCGTGATTGGGCTGTTGTTGAACCCAAACAATCATGGAGGGAACACCATTTCTTGTTCTCTCATGAAGCTTCTGACAAAAGCACTTCTGAACCAAGTTTGAGATTGTACATTCCAGAGCATAAGGATCTCAAACAACCCTTATCCTCAAACCGTAATTCAACCCCAAACTCGACTTCTTCAAGCGATATCATGGAAATGGAGTATGTCCACAAGTTCAAGGAGCTAAATTCTGAAAACCTAACTTCTCTATGCAATGCATTGGAGAAAAAGGTGCCATGGCAGAAAGATACAGTCTACGATATCGCGAACACGGTCTTGAAATGCAGGTCTGGCACGATGAGAAGAAAAGGGAAATTTAAAGATCATAGCGAGGTTAAAGAGGAGACTTGGTTATTCTTCCAAGGAGTTGATGCTGATGCAAAAGAGAAGATAGCTAAAGAACTTGCTAGGCTTGTTTTTGGCTCTCATAACAACTTCGTTTCAATTGCCTTAAGCAGCTTTTCATCGACAAGAGCAGATTCAACTGAAGATAGTAGAaacaaaagatcaagagatgAACAAAGCTGTAGTTACATTGAGAGATTTGCTGAAGCAGTGTCTAATAATCCGCATCGAGTCTTTTTAATAGAAGATGTTGAGCAAGCGGATTATTGCTCTCAAAAGGGTTTCAAAAGGGCTATTGAAAGTGGAAGAATAGCAACTTCAAGTGGGGATGAAGTGAGTCTTGGGGATGCAATTGTCATTTTGAGCTGTGAAAGCTTCAGCTCAAGATCAAGAGCTTGCTCTCCTCCCTCTAAGCAAAAATCAGACGGCTGTGAAGAGGAGAAGGGTGCTGCAATGGAGGGCACAAGCCCTTCGGTGTCTTTGGACTTGAATATTTGCATTGATGATGACAGCACCGAGGATCAGTCAATCGATGACATTGGGCTCCTTGAATCAGTCGATAAacggataatttttaaaatcatggAGTTATAG